From the Pediococcus acidilactici genome, the window GCCGAAAACTTTAGCGATTTGCTTACTCGTCCAATCTGTTTGGCTTAACAGCTTAGTAACATCGGCTTTCATTTCGAGTGGCTTGTAATCTTCAAGTTGGTCAATAACTACCGGGCCACCGTTGGAATTGTTTACCTGTTTCATGAAGTTACGTGAACGGCTGGCCTTCATCTTCTCACTTAACAATCCGCCATGCTGAATAGATAGGACGCCCGGCGCGCTAATTGACCGTGCTAGTGCAGCCAACGTTAAATTGTTAGATGAATTTTTGACTTGTAACTCATTCGATAATGCTTTTAAAGGACTATTACCCGTCATACCGCCATCGGTACTAGCCCATCGAATATGAATCATGTCAGACTGCGGTACATTTTGAAGCACGCCTAAATTAGGCTCGTCAAAGGTAACCGTATAGGTTAAGCCGCTGCCATCATCTAATAAGTAGGTTTGTACTTGGCTAGGTCGCAAATATTCCCAGCGTAAATCTAAACCGTTAGGATTGCGCCAACGGTATGCAAAGCATTCGCCACCCAATAGCAATTGTGCATACATCGACTGCCAAAACGTGTGACCGTTAGTTGTCGTGCTAGGATTGTTTAAAATCCCTTGTGCTCGTGGCATATTGGCCGTTAATTGCACTGTGGCTAGGTCTCCAGATATTTGATTAACTGCTGAATAAATATCTGAATTTTTCAAAGCTTCTTTGGCACTGACGTACTCATTATCGCCAGTTGGTGACAGAAAGCTAACGATATTATCGTCTTCTACTGGCACACTTTGAATACTAACTGAATTATTTATTGCTTTTGGTGGCTTAAAAAAAGGCATTATTAATCACCTCCTTTTTGGCCAGCTGTTACGACTTCCGAAAGCCAGCCAACCAAAAATAAAGCTACAGCAATTGCTAAAACGCCTTGAGCTTTTCCAAATAAAAAGGCTGCATATACTCCAGCAATTATGCCTAGAATAAAACACAACACGTCAAAGTAACGCCATACAGTTGCAAAAAATTGTCTAAAAATCATCAATATCATCTCCTAGCAATCCCGATTCCGGGTTATTAAACCATTCAAGAACTTGTTTTTCGTTCATACGTTCGACCTGTTTATCCGGATTGTTTACGTCTGAGAAGTCTTCAAAGTGATACATGGCTTGGAATAAGGCATCAATTAACGCGTCGACCACATCAATCTTCAACGTAGCCTTAGCTTTATCGACTTGAATGCCAATTTTGTCTTCATAAATTTCAGCATTTAGCAATGCCTTTTCCATAATCCGATCATCCAAGCGATCTACCGACCCTTCAACAAACATCGTCTGCAGGAACTTAGTTGGATCTTTCAATTCACTAGTCCGCTGCCGAATGGCTTGCAATGGCCACCCAGAATTTAATTCCAGTTGCTTGATTGTAGGTGTTAGCCCAAACGAATCATAGCCAAAGAAAACAACTTCCAGTCGATGCTGCTCAACAAAGTTAAGTAACCACTGATAAACTTGCTCGTCATTAATTAGCCCTTGGGGATGACTAGTAATTGTGCAAAATCCTTTTTTAGCTAAGTCACGATAATTAATACCGTCTTGCTTTTCTTTAGCTTCAATTGAACCGGCTTTCTGCCAAGGAATAAAGCTGTGCTGATAAATAAACCATCGTGGCTTGCCATTATTATCACGATAAGGAAATACAAATGCCAGTGCCGTGTTATCACTAAACATCGAGTAATCAAAGCCAATATAAACTTGGCGATCATCGAAACTAAACGATGGCACAATGGCTTTTTCAACGTCAGGCAGTTTCAGAAAGCTGTCCACTGATTGTTCTAACCACAAGTTAAGGTTTTTATTTTGGAAATCGTTGAGTGTGCCTGACAAAGCGTCAGAATCACGCTTATCGGTCAAGCCGTTCAGTAACACTTCACGTTGGTTCGGTAAATCTAGCAAGGGATTACTTTTTACCCACATATCGGGCTTGTAAGTTTCATTCAGATTATCCTGCGACCAAATAAGTCCCAAATATGTATCAGCATCGCGCAAATAATCTTGTTCCATAGCTTGCTGAATCATACGCTCATCATCGTGAAACGGAACAGTGGGATCAGGATACGCCGTTGAAATTTGAATAAATTGCTTATTACGTACCTTAACTTGGCCTGACACAATCTTAGAAATCTTTTGTCGTGTCTTAATTTCACCAATTTCATCAAAAATCGCCGTTGTAAAGTGGAAACTATCGTACTGGCCGGCTTCATGACTGATTGCTCGCAGTTTATTGTTATTGCTACTCATAACAACTTGATCAGATTGAGACGATAATGTACGAGTATCTAGCCCACTATCAGCAATCAACGACTTAAATGGTTCAATCGTTGCAATCTTGGCTAGCATCGATTTAATGTAGCCCAGAATCTTGCTCGTTTGTTTGTAATTAATTGATGAAACTAAATAGTCTTGGTTAGATAGTCCCAATGATTCAATTAAAAAACTGTAAGCGGTAATAATCGCCATGAGGTAAGTTTTACCTTGGCCACGTGCAACTGAAACGATAGCCCGTGAAAAACGCTTGCCACCGTCATCATTGCGCCAGCCAATTAGCATCGCCATAATAAATTTCTGCCACAGCATAAGCTTAGTTGGTTCGCCCGTATCAACGTTCGGACAGATGGCAGCGAATTTAAGCACTTGGTCTACTTTCTTAACCGAATAAGTAAATGGAAATTCAACGCTACCTTGTCGTTGCAAGTCTCGAATATGGCGAAAAGCCGCTAACTTAATCAGATAGCCAGTAGTCACCTTCTCATCGAGAACATCAAAAGCATACTTTGTACCTGGGTCAGTGTATTGCTGACGAAGCGCTGAGCAGTCTAATGCTTGATAAGCTCCAATAACATCATGTGTTTGGGTTAAATCAATCTTCATTATTACCCTCCCAGAAATTCTTTCATTCGATCAGCGACGCTTCGCTCGTCTTTGCGGTCATCTAAGTTTAACTTGAGTAAATCACTGCGCGATTTTGGCGACAAGCCCAATTCAGCGCCTAACTTCGTCAGATTCTTGACTGCTGAATCGTAAATTTGTGTCATCGGGTTTCGCTTGTAGCCCACGAAGTCTCGACCGATTTTTTTACCAGTCTGATCTTGCAACGTCTTATAGATTGCTTGGACTTCACCGTTTTCCTGAATGTGTTTATACGCATTGCGATAAATCTCATATTGGGAAGCATATTGCTCTACCAGCCCGCTATCAATGCGCTTAACTGGGGTATTGTCTTCTAAAAAAGGCACTAATCGACGCCAAACGACCTTAGCTTGCCGGCCTAAGTAAGCTGGTGGTGTACGTGATAATTTCCCGCCGTTGACGTCTTTATCCACTTTTTTCATTTTATATGCCTCCTTTCATCATCCGGCGACCCCCCCTAACTAAAAATTTTAAAAAATTGTTTCTATCACAAGATGATGGCTATGTGTGTGCTCTTCCTGGGATGTGTTAGGGGGCGGGGGTTGTTTTAATTACCATTGCGACCAATTATACTCAAAAAGTTTAAAGTCGCTTAAATCGCACGACAGGTGCCTATAAAGAGATGGCGATTGACCAATGCAAGTTTGGATTTTTTTTAATCTGATAACCTTTGCTTCTTAGCATCTGTTTCAATTTTCTCTTTTGGTTGGGATTAAAGCTGTCAAGGACAATGCAAACTTCGTGCTTATTTTCAAGAGCAGCTTTTTTAATTTCAGTTGCAACATACTCAATTTGTTTATCAGTTAGTCCTTGTTGCATTGCTGATTTAATTACTTTGTAACCAGGAATCTTATCATATCTGTTCTTCATAACTGCCACTATCCTTTCTATTGCCTTAGCATCTGACTAAGGTGTTCGTTCTTTAACTCTGATTGTTTATCAGTATCAATGTATGGCTTCAATATCTTCACTCCTCATTCATTAACACAACGATTGCCGATACATCATTAATCGGTTCTACATTTTTTAACTCGTTGCCTTGCCCTGTGCCATAGTGTGCTTGTTCCCATTCCGTCTTAGAATGATGGCAACTCCCACAGATAACGGCTAAGTTATCAACGTTAGCTTTCAATGTTTCGTCAAACTCAATCGGTATAACGTGATCAACCGTTTTAGCAGGTGTGATAACGCCTTGCACTTTGCAGTAAGCACACAAGTAATGGTCGCGTTCCAAGACTTGTTGCCTTAGGTGTGACCATTGCCTTGTACGATAGAAGTTGTATTGCTGACGCTTGTCTTCGTTGCGATAGCGAGTAATAGTATTGTACTTGTGTGTGTATTGTTTATCATTGCTGCGTGCCCAACGTTGCCGACTAGCTAGGTACTCAGCTTCATGCTCATAGTGTTGCTGGCAATAGTGGTTAGGGAAAGTAACCATCGCATGGCAGTTAGGATAGCGGCATCTTCTAACTCTTGGCATTGTCTACACCTTCATAGTTAATGATTGAATCCACTCTAAATCAGATGGTTTCATATGCTTCAATGCTAATGAAGAGACGTGTACTTCATCGTACTGAAAGCCATCTTTAATGTGTTGTTTCAAAGATACCCAATCTATTGTTACGTTAGGTTCCGTAATTAATTGCTGTCTATTGTAATTAGGCTTTCCATTACCATACAGTTTCAATTCGTTATAAGCATCATTTTTTGTATAACCTACGACAAGAACTTTCATTTCCTTATCCTTTCAAGTTGCTCTTATTCAATAACCACTACATAATAAAAAGCCACACGGCGATTGTGCCATGTGACCTTAGCGTTATAACTATGAGATGGTAAGGATTTACACCTTACATATACTGGATTTTGTACTCTCCTACTTGTTCTTGGCTTCTTTCAACCTTAGCTTCGGATAGCGTCTACCTATTCCGCCACATCTCACCTGGTAGTTGTCCCCGATGGTTTCCAAGTAGGACTTATGCTGGCCTTTCATGTATCTCCACCAGACTTCTTTTATGTTTGCCTTTCCGTAGCTACCAACTACGTCAAACACACCGGTTATAAGACAGCAAGGAATCGAACCTTGCGACAAACGTAACATGCCTTTCCCTGATTGGATTTGTTGAAACGGAAATCTGCCGAACCATCTGCCCTACATCTTTCGATACTACCAATATAACGGATGATAACTCCAAAAGTACTCAAGTTTTACTCCAAATTTACTCCAGATTTACTCCACTTTTTTATTTTACAAAAGCTTGGCACTCCAGCCTTTCAGCTACATCTAATAGTGCCGCTTCATGCCAGTTGAAATAAGTAGTCGATGACATATTGTAATACCTGTCGGGCAATCGTTGCATTAATACGTCCATGTAGTAGCCGTGGTCTTCCTCGTATCCTTCACAATAGACAATCTTTAGGAGTTCACGATAATGGTACTTTCTACAACTGTTGATTGCCCAATCTACCCATTTACAGAACACTTTACCTTTTTCGGCATTAATCATTCTTTGTTCAACATATTCTGGAGCGGGTGCCGTTGCACTTGGTGCCCCATCACCAAAGCTGACGGTAACTTTCGGGTTAACCGGAGCATTGATGTAAGCTTTGTACTTACGGTATTTAGACAATATTTTTCTTGCGTTATACTTGGTCTGCTCTTTATCTAATTCTGGTAATAATGTCATGCCCCGTCACTCCTGTTATAATAATGTTGTTGAGATTATTAGATCGAGGGCACGTCTATGAGGTGCTCTTTTTTATTACCATCATTCATCGTCGAATTCATTCCACATTTTCTTTAAACCTGTACTAAAACATAGTTCACATGTTTCAAACTCTACTTCTTCTTCATTCGTTTCAATATCAACAAGTTTGATTTTTTCATTATTCCACCTCTTCTAGATTGATTTTGTAAACCTTGCCACCAGTTTGTTTCGCTAATTCTTTTGCGTAATCTTCATTGTAAAACGTTGCGCCATTTATGGAATTTGCAAATGTATAAACCATTTGTGATGCAGATACTGATTCTTTTAGGTATAAATTCCCTAACTTAACTATGTAAATGTTTTCCATACTTAATCATCCTCCTTTAATAATTACCACTAATTAATGCCCACTTCGTAGTATCAAATCTTTTAATTTTATAGCACTTAGGGCAACCGGCAACTACTTCTTTGTGCCATACACCCGATATATCTGATGGGACATTTGCCACACGCAGAAATACCCAATCATGCTTACAGAATAATCTCACCGTTATTACACCTCTTCATAAGTTTTCCTGAAAATGTCGTCAGCGATTGCCCAATGCTCACCCTCAACACCCGTAGCAATCCAATCACCTATATTGATAGCCAAATCGCCTTCAAGGGTTGGTATTGAAAACGTAGGATCCCAACCATCAATTACAAAGTTTTCTTTCACAATCCCATATTTATCAATCATTTCATCCGAGCCATCAAACTGTTCAGCCTTGATAGTTGCTATTTTGCGATATTCTTTTAGCATTGGTTGTCCTCCAATTTTTCTGCCTAATCATTCCAATATGGATAAATCAGCAGTGTTATGCCCAAAAATAATAATGTGCTGGCTACATCGTTGCGGTATGTTCCGAAAATCGTAAATGCCATCATCACTATGTAGGCATGTTCATGAAGCGAACTTATAATTTTACTCATCTTCTACCTCTTTATAAATTTTCACCAAGCGATTCTTTCCAATATATATTAGCTATATTTTTCCGCCACACTTCCCAGTAAGTCATGTCGTAAGGACATTCATTCCATTCAGCTAAGTTCTTTTCAACAGGTACCTAATCCTTATAGCAAAGATAAAACGACATTATGAATATAATTGGAATTAATATAAGAGCAAGGATTCCAAACAAAACATCTTTAATCATCTTCTACCTCCACAAACTCAAGCAGTCCAGCATTGTTGTAAGCATCGTATTCGGGCCACTTTTCTTTAACTTCCTCCTCTGTAAGAGCACCACCCGTAATTCCGTCACTGCCTGTAAGGCCTAAGATTACCTTCCCTTCATCATCTAATCTAACATACTTCCGAAGACCGTGTATCCCTTTTAACTTAACTACACGTCTTGGTTTTTCAAATGTTTTTACATATTCTTCTTTAGTCATCTAGTCGCCCTCCTTGAATCTTTCTAATACCGGCTTAAATTGATCTTCCAATCGGTCCAACTCGTCAAGATATTGTGTTAATTCCATCACATCATTATTGTCACGGATCATTAAATGAATAGCGGCGTTAAGAGCGTACCTGACACTCGGATAGAAACCAAGTTGCTTCATGACAGGTAAATTGTCCTTGTCTAACTTAATCGCTCCAGAATCATCTCTGATGAACTTCATCAAGGTGTGATTGTTGTGGCTCTCGATTTTAATCTGGTAATCTTCGTTAATTTTGATAATCATTTTTTTATCCCCCTAATCAGATAAGTGATCCCGCTAATCCACGTCTGTAAAATAATCGCCGCTATAAAGATTGCTACGCCAATCAATCCACTATGCAACACATGCCCGATTAACACTGCTGGCAATAGCCAAAAAACGCATGAGAAATACCACAGCATGAACATAATTAGACTTCCTCCGGTTCAAATTCCACATCAATGCCTACCTTCGCCATGCCAATCGCAATTTCTTCGGCTTCCTTCAGCGCTGCTTCTTTTTCAGCAAACAGTTTAGCTTCTTCTTTCGGTGCTGTCCATGAGATTTGATTCATATAACCTTTATCATGCTTGTTTTTCAGCACATAAAAATTGTGTTGCTTCACTTCGAAGTTGACCTGCTCACCGATCGGACTAATAGCCGCATGTAAAATGTCCGCCTTCTGTTTTGCCCGTTTCCATTTTCTGAACGGCGTAGCATCTTCAATGCCCACATATTGGTGGGCTTGGCCTCCTAACCTACGATAATATCTATTAGTTGCTGTGTTCTTAATTACGTACATTTTTTTCATTCTCCTTTTTAAATTTCTTTTTCCGCCAATGTTCCTGTTCGTCGACTACGGCTTTTTCAATACGTTTTAAATCATCAATCGTGTAATTATTGCCGTAGATTTCTCTAACAATTTCCTCTGCCGTCATAACTCTTCAACCTCCATTTCAACTCTAGGCTCTTCGGCATACATCTTTTCCATCTCCACGCTCACAATCTGATTATCATCGTGCCATACAACGCCTGTGCACGCGTCTGTCACCGCTTTAAATAAGTTATCTATGTCGGGCTTAAAGATGGGTCTATGCTCGTTAGAAAGTCTTCTGTTACGTTCGGCTTTTGACACACTTTTCTGAACGGAGCGATAAAACGTAGTCTTAACTTTCAGTGCGCCCATTAGTGGTTCGCCTTTGTATTGATTTCTAACAATTAAGTGAGCTCTATCTTTATAAGCTTTGTATTTCGGGGCAATGTACGCCCAGCCTTTCCGCGTCACCCTTGGTCTACTAGCGGCTACTGGCTCGCCGTCAATTACTAGCTTGATCACTTGAGGACACCTTCTTTTTACATACTTTGTACCAGTGGCTAGCAACGTTATAGCTTGCCATGCCTAATTTTTCGGCAATTTCATCAAACTTTGCACCCTTGCTTCTTTCGGCAATTAGAAACGCATTTTCCTTTTTAGTCCACTTCTTAGGAGTCCTCTTGTTCTTGCCCTTTTTGATTTCGATCCCGAGTTCTCGCAAATCTGAATAGATCGTTTGAACCTCTACGCCCAGTTTTCAAGCAATATCTGCATAACTAAGGTTCCTATCAAGCATTTCTGGAAGTAGGCTCTGCCGGGCAACCTTCATCTTGTGCCGAGTCATGCTAATCTCGCCAATATACTTACGCTTTTTAATTTTTGAGATGCTTAACCCACGTGCTCTGCGGAAACCTTCGTAGTCACCACGATCTAACAATTCCTGCTCAATATCGGATTGCTTAACAGCCGTGCCAACCCTTACATAGCGCATCGGTTCTGGCATGTCCATATAGATGCCATCTTTACGATCACCATCATATTTTGTGTAGGTATTAAGTAACCACTTGTGCAAGTCCGACTTATGCTCGCTTTCTCCATACACCTCTTTACTGTTAACCCCGACCAATTGCCACATTAGCTTCACACTCCTTTGCTTTTCGGTATTCTACATTGCAATTCGGGCAGGGCATCACCTGCATAATTGCGCCATTTGCTTGGTACACAATTTGCGTACCGCCACATAATTTACACATTAGAAAATCGCCATCCTTTTATCTTCTGTCTTTTCAAATTTGATAACCGCGTCGTTCTTAACGACACCTTTGTACATCCGACTTAATAATTTTGGGTTATATATTTCCGATAGTTCTTTACTGCCCAAATTAGTAGTGATAATTGTCCGGCTCCGCTTGTTTAAGACACCAAACAGCACCTGCTGTACATATTCACTCGCTTCTCTTGATTCGCGCCTAAACGACGCCTCACTGCCCAAATCGTCCAATACAAGCAAGCTAACCTTACTGAGCAAGTCCACCATGCGAGATTCAGTGTAGTAGCTATCCCGATGCTCGAACGAATCCTTAATTTTCCGCATCATCTCGTTTATCGAAATGAACAAGCAGGAAGCGTTAGGCTTGATGTTTTCATTGACCCCTTTTAGCATCGAAATTGCTAAGTGCGACTTACCGACCCCCGGCTTACCAGTAATGATTGTGTTAGCCTGGTAGTTGCGATCCATGTACCTGTATACGATTCGCTTAGCCTTTTTCAGGTTCATTTCCGCTTCACTACCAGCTTCAACCTCATAGTTATCAAAACTTGCTTGCCACAAGTCCTCATCATCAACAATCGAGTCCTTTTTTAGGACTTCATAAAAGCCCCGTTTGTAGTTCCGCAATGCACCTATCGTGACTAACTCGTTATTTTTATGTCTACGCTTCTCCTCAACGCATTTAGGACAGAAAGGCTCATGGTTAGCCAACATTAATAACTTTTGTTCTGGATGAATTTGGCAGTATTCATTTGTTTTCTTCACATGCTTTAGTAACTCAAAATTCAACCCCGCCATAAGATTGCGTCCCTTTCTCTGCCTTTGGTTTAATTTGTTGGTTTAAATACTGATCGAACTTGTTTCCAAATAAAGTGCTTGGCTGTAAATATTTAGCTGTAAAGAATGAGTTAGCATCGTTTGCGTCTAGTACCTTGTTATCAATTACCTTCTTAAAATCGTCTAAGCGATAACCTTCATGCCATCTAGCACGAATCAGTTTCTTGTTAGATTCGACGTTTCTAAAATGCTTACCAGCTTTTTCATTTAGATAGTCGATTATTTGTTTGTATTGGATATTGTCGGACTTGTCCGACGTATTATTGTTAGTCTCTGTAGTAGTCTCTGGTAGTCTATTGGTATTGGTTGGTACTCCCAGTCCCATTCCATTGGGATTGTCAGTCCCTATCGTTGGTACTGTCAGTCCCAATGCTGACCCCAAATTGTCCAATGCGTCATAATCGATTCTGTACCACTTTGTTCGGTCAAATTTTGCTTTGTTATAGTTCCCAGTAATTAATATTTTCTTTTTTTCTAGGTCTTTTAAGTAACGCTGGATTGTTTTTTCCGATAGCCACGGAAACTGTTCATGCCACTTAGTAGCACTGTTATAAATCCAACGATGCCCTTCTTTAACATTTGTGGATTTCATAAGCCAGTAGTGCATTTGTTGAAGTATAATAGCCTTATCAACACTGTTTAGTTTTTTAGCTAGTGATGGTAAAACTTGCAGGGGTGGCTCATTAATTAGCAATGTTTGCATTTAATCACCTCATTTTTGAAGGAGTTTAGAGTTATGAAATTTGAAAACATATATCATGTTGAAGAGATTAAAGTTGACGGTAGCTCGGAATTAGTTAACCTGTTGTTACAACACGGCTGGAAGATTTTGAATATCGTTTCTGATAGCCAATGGGACCGATATGAAGGCAACGCCACAACTTCTTATATCATCATCGGCGCATCTAAAGATGTGTTCGAATCCTATTCGTTCAAAGATGCTAAAGAAGAGGGTGGGACAAGCTACGGTGATATTTCGTTTTAATTCCTATAACTTCTGATTGATTGCTTTTAAATAAAGCCAATTGTCAACTAATATCAGGGCTTCTTGTATTTCAAGATAAGAAGCTCCTTTTTTCTGCATTTCTTCAACTATTTCATTTGCAAGTTTTAAGGATTGCTCCAGTATTAAAAGGTTCTGCCCCTTTAATTTGTAAATATTTTGCATATGTTGATCTATTTCTGTATTTAGTGGTTTTTCACTAAGCTTCATCGTAATTCCCCCTTATTTTTAATTGCTTTAAATCTTCAATACTCAATTTGATACCGTTTACTGGCACGTGATACTTAGTGGCAAACTTAGCTGGCGTAATACTTTCAATTTCGCCATGATGCACTCTGCATAGTGGTAGTACATGCCGTTTTGAATGGTCAATCTTGTTTCGGTTCGTTCGTCCAACCACGTCGACGTGATGAATATCAGCATATTCCCCACAAACGAGACAGACCCGATGTCTACAGCATTGGTAGATAAAATACTGTTCTTCTCGTGGTATCAACTCGTACCCTTTTTTAAACGGAACGTGCCACTCGAACATGAAATCGATAACTAGGTCTAACAATTGATTGGCATCACTCACAGACGATTCTGTGTGGTCTGATAAGCTGATAGACTTACCGGCCGTGTAATATTCGTACTGCGTATAGAACATCGATTTTAAAAATTCACTCGGCACTACGAAGTAAGCTTCAATGTCATGGAGCAATGCGAAGAATAATCTTCGTTGCTTTACTCTTACTTTTCTTGGGTCTGCTACTTCGAAATCAACGTAAAACTCACCTTGCCCACCGCTAACAGTTTCCAAATGGTCTTGATTCAGTGGTCTATCAAGATGAATTACCAAATCTCTGCCTCGTTGTTCCGCTCTTGCTCTTTGCATCTAAATCATTCCTAGAACGGTAAATCGTCGTCACTAATATCAATTGACTGTCCGCCATTGGCGAATGGATCTCCCGGCGTTGATGCTTGCCGTGCGTTATTTTGCTGGTTGCCTTTTGGTTTTGAATCTAGCAACGAGAAGTTATCAGCTACAACCTCAGTTACATAAACTCGTTGTCCTTGTTGGTTTTCGTACGAACGGGTTTGAATTCGACCGTCAATGCCTACCAACGAACCTTTTTGTGTGTACTTGGCAAAGTTTTCTGCTGCCTTACGCCACATTACACAGTTGATGAAATCCGCTTCGCGTTCACCCTGTGAGTTGGTAAACTGTCGGTTAACTGCCACGGTAAAACTAGCTACCGCATCGCCTTTAGCCGTGTGGCGAAGCTCAACATCTTTAGTTAGGCGTCCTATTAGTACTGTTCGATTAATCATGGAGTTCCTCAATCCTTTCTATTTGCCAATCACGAATGCTATTAAGCACGTCTAATTGTGCGTTTCCTGCTGAATCTAGCTTTCCGTCTTTTAACAATTTTCTGTATAGTGGCTCGCTAATATTAGTCAATTTCTGGTTTAACGCGTCTAGCATTGCAACCTGTCCATTTTCGTAACCTAATTCATAATTTTCATTCATCACTATTCCTCCATCTTGTTCTCTCTGGCGAGTTCGTACATCAGTGCCCCACTTAGAATCAAGGCTTGACGATAGCTTAGATGATCGAGAGTTTTATCTTTCTTACCCAATACCGCAAAAACTCGTTCCGAAACGTTTTTATCAACTTTTTTGATGTTGTCTTTTAAATAAGCGGTAACCTTAACTTTGGTTTCCTCTTCCTTACGTTGATACTGTTCGAGCAATGAAGCACCTTGACCGTCGTCATCATCGTCAGCAACAATTCCGAAGGCTAGACACAAGCTAGTCCGCTTAGCGTAAGTTTCATTCGCACCTTGTTTTTGCATATTAGAATCATCTGGGAATGAATCACCATAGATGATTTTCTCCTCGCCGCTAATATGGCGAATAACTGTATAGATCTTGTGCGATACTTTGCCATTAGCGTTAGTATCATCGATGACACCTTGTGAGAAGCTAATACCTGAATCGGCTGTGTTAATAGCTTTTCGGATGGCTCTATCAATAGCTCTTAGATCGGCATATTTGCCATAGTGAGCTTGTTTATTTTTCTGTGGCTGTTCTAGTATTTTCTGGGTCGCGTACAAGGCTTGATTTAATTTTGGTGTTGGTGAAATATCAATGTTTTGCTGAATCATGCTTTCC encodes:
- a CDS encoding DUF1056 family protein, with the protein product MIFRQFFATVWRYFDVLCFILGIIAGVYAAFLFGKAQGVLAIAVALFLVGWLSEVVTAGQKGGD
- a CDS encoding ATP-binding protein, with product MAGLNFELLKHVKKTNEYCQIHPEQKLLMLANHEPFCPKCVEEKRRHKNNELVTIGALRNYKRGFYEVLKKDSIVDDEDLWQASFDNYEVEAGSEAEMNLKKAKRIVYRYMDRNYQANTIITGKPGVGKSHLAISMLKGVNENIKPNASCLFISINEMMRKIKDSFEHRDSYYTESRMVDLLSKVSLLVLDDLGSEASFRRESREASEYVQQVLFGVLNKRSRTIITTNLGSKELSEIYNPKLLSRMYKGVVKNDAVIKFEKTEDKRMAIF
- a CDS encoding HNH endonuclease translates to MVTFPNHYCQQHYEHEAEYLASRQRWARSNDKQYTHKYNTITRYRNEDKRQQYNFYRTRQWSHLRQQVLERDHYLCAYCKVQGVITPAKTVDHVIPIEFDETLKANVDNLAVICGSCHHSKTEWEQAHYGTGQGNELKNVEPINDVSAIVVLMNEE
- a CDS encoding RusA family crossover junction endodeoxyribonuclease; this translates as MIKLVIDGEPVAASRPRVTRKGWAYIAPKYKAYKDRAHLIVRNQYKGEPLMGALKVKTTFYRSVQKSVSKAERNRRLSNEHRPIFKPDIDNLFKAVTDACTGVVWHDDNQIVSVEMEKMYAEEPRVEMEVEEL
- a CDS encoding N-acetylmuramoyl-L-alanine amidase, whose amino-acid sequence is MYVIKNTATNRYYRRLGGQAHQYVGIEDATPFRKWKRAKQKADILHAAISPIGEQVNFEVKQHNFYVLKNKHDKGYMNQISWTAPKEEAKLFAEKEAALKEAEEIAIGMAKVGIDVEFEPEEV
- a CDS encoding phage terminase small subunit P27 family, which translates into the protein MKKVDKDVNGGKLSRTPPAYLGRQAKVVWRRLVPFLEDNTPVKRIDSGLVEQYASQYEIYRNAYKHIQENGEVQAIYKTLQDQTGKKIGRDFVGYKRNPMTQIYDSAVKNLTKLGAELGLSPKSRSDLLKLNLDDRKDERSVADRMKEFLGG
- a CDS encoding conserved phage C-terminal domain-containing protein, producing MQTLLINEPPLQVLPSLAKKLNSVDKAIILQQMHYWLMKSTNVKEGHRWIYNSATKWHEQFPWLSEKTIQRYLKDLEKKKILITGNYNKAKFDRTKWYRIDYDALDNLGSALGLTVPTIGTDNPNGMGLGVPTNTNRLPETTTETNNNTSDKSDNIQYKQIIDYLNEKAGKHFRNVESNKKLIRARWHEGYRLDDFKKVIDNKVLDANDANSFFTAKYLQPSTLFGNKFDQYLNQQIKPKAEKGTQSYGGVEF
- a CDS encoding terminase large subunit, encoding MKIDLTQTHDVIGAYQALDCSALRQQYTDPGTKYAFDVLDEKVTTGYLIKLAAFRHIRDLQRQGSVEFPFTYSVKKVDQVLKFAAICPNVDTGEPTKLMLWQKFIMAMLIGWRNDDGGKRFSRAIVSVARGQGKTYLMAIITAYSFLIESLGLSNQDYLVSSINYKQTSKILGYIKSMLAKIATIEPFKSLIADSGLDTRTLSSQSDQVVMSSNNNKLRAISHEAGQYDSFHFTTAIFDEIGEIKTRQKISKIVSGQVKVRNKQFIQISTAYPDPTVPFHDDERMIQQAMEQDYLRDADTYLGLIWSQDNLNETYKPDMWVKSNPLLDLPNQREVLLNGLTDKRDSDALSGTLNDFQNKNLNLWLEQSVDSFLKLPDVEKAIVPSFSFDDRQVYIGFDYSMFSDNTALAFVFPYRDNNGKPRWFIYQHSFIPWQKAGSIEAKEKQDGINYRDLAKKGFCTITSHPQGLINDEQVYQWLLNFVEQHRLEVVFFGYDSFGLTPTIKQLELNSGWPLQAIRQRTSELKDPTKFLQTMFVEGSVDRLDDRIMEKALLNAEIYEDKIGIQVDKAKATLKIDVVDALIDALFQAMYHFEDFSDVNNPDKQVERMNEKQVLEWFNNPESGLLGDDIDDF
- a CDS encoding phage portal protein produces the protein MPFFKPPKAINNSVSIQSVPVEDDNIVSFLSPTGDNEYVSAKEALKNSDIYSAVNQISGDLATVQLTANMPRAQGILNNPSTTTNGHTFWQSMYAQLLLGGECFAYRWRNPNGLDLRWEYLRPSQVQTYLLDDGSGLTYTVTFDEPNLGVLQNVPQSDMIHIRWASTDGGMTGNSPLKALSNELQVKNSSNNLTLAALARSISAPGVLSIQHGGLLSEKMKASRSRNFMKQVNNSNGGPVVIDQLEDYKPLEMKADVTKLLSQTDWTSKQIAKVFGIPDSYLNGQGDQQSNIDQIKGMYTNALNRYLQAIIAELDNKLNAKITANMRTAVDPLGDSFATTLAGLTKNGAIANNQATWLLQQTGYLPDEMPEAKSEKGGDNDDKESND